The nucleotide sequence AAAAGGATGTGAAAAAATGACTGATTGTATACATTCTATAATCGATGGATTTCCTGATTATTTGCATAAATTGGCTTTAGCTGAAAGACCAACCATACCTTCTCCAAAAAGACAGAGAGTTGAAACTTCTGTTTTAGGAAGGTTAGGTGGCTTAGTGCAAGATTACTCGTTTGAAGACATGTCGTTTACATTGCACTATAACTATTTAGAGGATGTGGAAGACCATCAAGCGTTCAAGCAATCGTTTTATATCATGCGTCATTGGTTAAACTATGCAAAGAAATTAGAATTCTCTGATGATCCCAATGTCTATTATGTTATCCAGACTATCGATATTGGGGATGCAGAAAACGATATCGTTGAATGGGGAGAGTTCGATGTAAACATTACTGCGAAACCATTCGCAAGAGTTCAAGAAGATGTGCCTATAACTGTAGATAAACCACGATCATTTAGCTTGCTGAATAATAGTTTAGAAGAAAGTTTTCCAAAGATTATCATCACTCCTTCAGCTACTTCATGCCAGTTCATCTTAAATGATTATGTGTTTAGTTTCGAAGGCTTAGTAGTAGGAACTGACGTAGTCATTGATAGTGATTTAATGCTTTGCTACGAAGAGCAATTGGAC is from Enterococcus faecium and encodes:
- a CDS encoding phage tail protein, translated to MTDCIHSIIDGFPDYLHKLALAERPTIPSPKRQRVETSVLGRLGGLVQDYSFEDMSFTLHYNYLEDVEDHQAFKQSFYIMRHWLNYAKKLEFSDDPNVYYVIQTIDIGDAENDIVEWGEFDVNITAKPFARVQEDVPITVDKPRSFSLLNNSLEESFPKIIITPSATSCQFILNDYVFSFEGLVVGTDVVIDSDLMLCYEEQLDGDILDRSNKMKTMQYPTLQVDINHFNCTGLSKIQIYRNGLR